GCAGGGAATCATGCGGCTTTACGGACACAAAGTCCTGCCCCGCGAACGTTTCCTGCGCTACCGGAAGCGGTATTCGCCCTACGGCAGCATTGCGGCGTTCTATCTGTGGGAGCTCGCCGGGGAATGATCGTCAGCGCCAGCCGCCGGACCGACATTCCGGCCTTCTACATGGAGTGGATGCTCGCCCGGCTGCGGGCCGGCTTCGCGCTGGTCCGCAACCCGATGAATCCGGCGCAGGTCCGCCGGGTCGGGCTGACGCCGGAAGAGGCCGACTGCATCGTGTTCTGGAGCAAGAATCCGGCGCCGCTTCTCGCCCGGATCGGAGAACTTGAGTCGTTCGGCATTCCGTTCGGCATCAACTTCACCCTGAATGCGTACCGTGCCGACTTCGAACCGAGGCTGCCGCCGGTGGAAACGCGGCTCGACACGTTCCGCGCCCTCGCCGGCCGGATCGGAAGGCGGAAAATGACCTGGCGTTACGATCCGATCCTCTTTACCCCGGAGTACGACGAAACGTTCCATATCGACCGTTTCGGCCGGCTCGCGCAGGCCCTGGCCGGTCATACGGAGCGCTGCATCGTCAGCTTTCTCGATTTCTACGCCAGGACCGTCCGGAACACCGCCGGGAAATCGGTTTGCGACCCGCCGCCGAAGGACAGGAACCGCCTCGCAGCCGAGCTTGCCCGGATCGGGCGCGAATACGGCATCGAAGTCGAAGCGTGCGCGGAGTCCGGCCTCTGTCTGCCGGCGGCCGCCTGCATCGGCAGCTCCTGGGTCCGGGCGATCTGCGGGCGCGGAATCGATGAGCGGAAAGACCCGGGGCAGCGCCCGCTCTGCAATTGCGTCAGAAGCGCGGATATCGGCAGCGTCAACTGCTGTCCGCACGGCTGCCTCTACTGCTACGCCAACCGCACTCCCGGCTCGGCGCGGAAAAACGCCGCCGCCTATGATCCGGCTTCGCCCTTCCTCTGCAGTTCGCCGGCGTGATAGCTGCTCCGCACGAGCGGCGAACTGGCGACGGCGGAGAAGCCGAGCTCCTCTGCGATCTTCCCGAAACGAGCAAATTCGTCCGGCGTCACGAACCGGTCGAGCGGCCAATGATCGGCCGACGGCGGCAGGTACTGGCCGATGGTCACGATCGACACGCCGGCCAGGCGGAGATCCTTCAGGGTTTCGACAACCTCATCGTCCGTCTCGCCGAGTCCGAGCATGATGCCGGACTTGACCGGAATTCCGTTCCCGGCCTTCGCGGCGAGCCGCAGTACCTCGAGCGATTTCCGGTAGGTCGCTCGGGTCCGGATTTCATTCGACAGCCGTTCGACCGTTTCAATGTTGTGATTGAACACCGTCGGTCCGGCCGCGAGAACGGCCGCAATCGCTTCGCCGCTTCCGTTGAAGTCGGGGGTCAGCACCTCGACTCCGGCTTCCGGCAGCCGCCGGTGCAGCGCATGGATGACGGCGGCGAAAAAGGAGGCGCCGCCGTCCGGCAGGTCGTCCCGGGTCACGCTGGTGACCACGACGTAATTGAGCTTGAGCCGGGCGGCGGCCTCGGCCAGGCGCTCCGGCTCGTCCTCCTCGGGCGGAGCCGGATGCGGATTGTGGTCGATCGCGCAGAATCTGCAGTTGCGCGTGCAGCTTCCGCCGAGGATCAGGAACGTCGCGGTTCCGGAACAGAAGCACTCACCGATATTCGGGCAGAGCGCGCCGGAACAGACCGTGTTGAGCCGCAGGTCGCGCAGGATTCCGGCCACCCCTTCCCCGCCTCCGGCGCGAACCCGGACCTTCAGCCAGTCCGGCAGTTTCGGCCGCAGCGGCCTGCCCTCGCCCCTCATGTCAGTTCCCGCAGTCGGAGATGACGACGGCGGCGTTGGTGCCGCCGAAGGCGAAACTGTTCGAAATGCCGTGCCGGATATCGACGCCGTCGCGGCATTCGCGGACCAGGTCGGCCCAGCCGAATTCCGGGTCCGGATTGTCGAGATTGATCGACGGCGACAGGAATTTGCGCTCAAGCATCAGCGACGTGAAAATGATCTCCGCCGCGCCGGTCGCTCCGACCATGTGGCCGGTCTGCGATTTCGTGCTGTTGATCGCAGCACCGGTGCCGAGCACTTCGCGGATTGCGGCCAGTTCGACCGGGTCGCCGACCGGAGTGCCCGTGCCGTGCGTATTGACGTACCCGACCGCATCGGGACGGAGCCCCGCATCGGCGATCGCGGCGCGCATGACGTCGGCCGACGCCGTCGCGTCCGGCACAACCATATCCTTCGCATTGCTGTTCGACGCGATGCCGGAGACCTCCGAAATCGCCCGGCCGCCGCGCGCCTTCAGGTGTTTTTCGGATTCGAGGACCACGTAGGCCGCTCCTTCGGCAAGCACGAAGCCGTCGCGGTCGCGGTCGAACGGACGGCTCGCCTTTTCCGGCGTATCGTTGAATTTGCGCGACAGCGCGCGGCAGGCGCAGAAACCGAGCGCCTGGACCCAGTCGAGCTTTTCGGCGCCGCCGGCGATGACGACGTCATACTGTCCGGAACGGATCAGCCGTGTTCCGACCATGACGGAGATCGCGCTCGACGCGCAGGCGGCCGAAATATCGTACGATTCGCCGGTCAGCCCGAGAATCAGCGAAAGACTCGCCACCGCGTTCGACGGCATGATGCGCGGAACGCAGTACGGACTCACGTTGCGGAGCCGGTAATTGGCCTTCATGTAGCTGTCGGTCTCCTTGTAAAGCTCGAGGTAGTTGCCGCCGGCAACGCCGCCGATGACGGCGACGCGCATGTTCCGGAGCTCGTCAAGCCCGATTCCGGCCTCGTTCAGTGCTTCGAGAACCGCGACGACGGACATGACGCCGACGGGGGGGCAGAAACGGAGCGTCTTGCGGTCGATGAGCGAACAGGACGGGACGGGCCCGGCGCTGCCGCCGACGATGCTTTCGAGTTTGTGCTCGACAAAGGAGGGTTCCTGGATGATTCCGCTTTTTCCGGACCGCAGCCCGGCTTCATTTTCCGCGACCGTTCCGCCGATGGGACTGATCAGCCCCCGGCCGGAGATAAATGCTCTTTCCATGCATCCTCTTTCCGTTGATGGATTTCAAATCATTCAACCACATTTTCGTGATGTAATATAACTGCGATTTTCCCTTTTTTCTACTCCCCGCATCGAAATATTGTGGAATCTTAATGGATTTCGTGTTATATTGAATAAAAAATATCACGGCGTTTTTTCGGATTCTGCGACATGGCTCTTTTGACGGTGAAAAATCTCTGTATCGCATTCGGCTCCCGGGCTCCCCACGTGGTCGACAACGTGAGCTTCGAGGTCGAGCGCGGCGAAATTCTCGCTCTCGTCGGGGAATCAGGATGCGGGAAAAGCATCAGCTGCCTGGCGCTGACGTCGCTTCTGCCGACGCCTCCGGCCCGGGTCTCCGCCGATGCAATCCTGTTCCGGGAGGGGGCGGAGGAGATCGATCTAGCCCG
This portion of the Victivallis lenta genome encodes:
- a CDS encoding beta-ketoacyl-[acyl-carrier-protein] synthase family protein: MERAFISGRGLISPIGGTVAENEAGLRSGKSGIIQEPSFVEHKLESIVGGSAGPVPSCSLIDRKTLRFCPPVGVMSVVAVLEALNEAGIGLDELRNMRVAVIGGVAGGNYLELYKETDSYMKANYRLRNVSPYCVPRIMPSNAVASLSLILGLTGESYDISAACASSAISVMVGTRLIRSGQYDVVIAGGAEKLDWVQALGFCACRALSRKFNDTPEKASRPFDRDRDGFVLAEGAAYVVLESEKHLKARGGRAISEVSGIASNSNAKDMVVPDATASADVMRAAIADAGLRPDAVGYVNTHGTGTPVGDPVELAAIREVLGTGAAINSTKSQTGHMVGATGAAEIIFTSLMLERKFLSPSINLDNPDPEFGWADLVRECRDGVDIRHGISNSFAFGGTNAAVVISDCGN
- the lipA gene encoding lipoyl synthase, giving the protein MRGEGRPLRPKLPDWLKVRVRAGGGEGVAGILRDLRLNTVCSGALCPNIGECFCSGTATFLILGGSCTRNCRFCAIDHNPHPAPPEEDEPERLAEAAARLKLNYVVVTSVTRDDLPDGGASFFAAVIHALHRRLPEAGVEVLTPDFNGSGEAIAAVLAAGPTVFNHNIETVERLSNEIRTRATYRKSLEVLRLAAKAGNGIPVKSGIMLGLGETDDEVVETLKDLRLAGVSIVTIGQYLPPSADHWPLDRFVTPDEFARFGKIAEELGFSAVASSPLVRSSYHAGELQRKGEAGS
- a CDS encoding DUF1848 domain-containing protein; amino-acid sequence: MIVSASRRTDIPAFYMEWMLARLRAGFALVRNPMNPAQVRRVGLTPEEADCIVFWSKNPAPLLARIGELESFGIPFGINFTLNAYRADFEPRLPPVETRLDTFRALAGRIGRRKMTWRYDPILFTPEYDETFHIDRFGRLAQALAGHTERCIVSFLDFYARTVRNTAGKSVCDPPPKDRNRLAAELARIGREYGIEVEACAESGLCLPAAACIGSSWVRAICGRGIDERKDPGQRPLCNCVRSADIGSVNCCPHGCLYCYANRTPGSARKNAAAYDPASPFLCSSPA